The nucleotide sequence ACCCACGCAGTATTTCCTAATACTCAGACTACCTCCTTATTTTAATAATTGACATATCAATTCACTTTTATAAAGCTTCCACATCTCTGTTTCTGTAACTCAGTGTTCTTCCTGTGTAGTGGAAGTGCCTGTGGGGCTGCCAGTGGGATGCCTGTTAGCATATAAGTACACAACATGCTGATGAGGGAGCTACATGCTAATGCTAATTAGGTGTtcaggaggaaaggagaggaaaagagaagaggtaaggagaggacaggagaggacatACTTTCTTAAAATTGTGTTGTTTAATCTCTCCATTTTTTCCTTTGAGCATGTATTTTAAAGTATTCCTTTAACAGTATTCTTCCCTTTATGATCCTcctgattttgatttttttatataataattGCTCAAGCAGgtgatttaaccctcctgttatgttgcaatCAAAATGGAAGTTAAAAAGGGTCAGAATTGGTAAAtattatttcaaatgtttttattggattttttcaaGCAATTACAGGTTATACATTATGCAAAAGTTTGCAACCCACCCGCCCCACCCCCCTGGGAGACTGGCCAACAAACCAAGAGTAAAAAGGGATAATTAACCAATTACATGAGTAGATAAcagcaaaaataataacatatataataatagagataatgataataatgatatgtatacacatacatgcacacacatatatataaaatgaatcACAAAAGGAAATTAGAATtggtaaatattaaatgtttctttgcaactgtgtgactttttcaccccaatcactttccaatgtacataaaaaaaagtttgaacacaattaaaaacaatgtgtgttatTGCCTTTTCAATGAATATGTAGAGAATGTTATTGCAAGTGGAATTGCTGATAACAACACCCATGAGTGCAATGATTGGATGGCTCCTTACCTTCTGTATGACTAAACACTAAATGAAAAGCAAAAAAGCAAAACACTTGTGCGGCTGTTGTGGAGTCTCTCAATTAGAAGGTCAGGGGGTTCGATCCCTAGTCCCGATGTCCACATGCCatagtgtccttgggcaagacacttaaccatGAACTGCCCCCAGTGGCTGTGCTATcggtgtatgaatgagattggTTAACACTGATGGGCTCTTTACTCagcatcagtgtatgaatgtggtttAAATATGACTTGttatgtaaaagtgctttgagtggtcagaataCTAGAGAAGGTGCATTTTAAACACGTTTAACATTTTGAGTCTGAAATAAGGAAATCGTTAATTAAAGTTAATGACTTTTATGACCTCTAACATTTATAATGCCACTGAAAATGTGAACAAACAGCTCAATaatttcttaaagctggggttggtaatcagatttagatacattttttgttatactggttaaaatgatctttatgtcccgatggtaatcaatacataatgtgttcttaaaaaagctgctatacagccggagtaaacctgggaaaacaccaaccaatccctgccatcaggagccaaattatgaaaccaatcccAATCCAGTCCTgcagttctgcccgcctcctgtgcatacatttcatgtttgtttgtgtttttaattttcactatgataatgttttggtgttttcttacccctaagtgagacatgagttgacgtagtgcaaaacacaaacgatgtgctgaggaccggttttgaatcagtcatgatcatacggtcgcgaatcagcggcgctcgtgcatgtgagcggggttatcgttatataaatatagataagCTAAAATTCTTTATTATTTGCCTTTGCATCACAGTTTAATCTGATCATTGAGTAAAATGTGACCTAATATCCAATGATATAGAAATAATGTTGTCTTGTTAATCAACTAATGTCATCAATATTGTGGGTTGAATTAGTCTTTTCTATCTACTTCACTGCCTCATGATTTGTTGATACTTCAGATGGAAAAGCAGCTGCTGAGGTCCAGATTCAAAGTCCTGCTGCCTAGTTGGGATCGCAAACAAGAGACGCAGGAGAGGAGGCTGGAATGTTAGTGGGCTACTACTGCTGATCATACCACCTGGTCTGACCACtcaatttacacacacacacacacacacacacacacacacacacacacacacacgcacacgcacacgcacacacacacacacacacacacacacatttagccATGCTTGCGTAAGCTCAGCCAGCTGCTGATTATATGAGGATGAGTACAAATAATGCTCATACTGGCACCAAACCAAATCTGTGTTAAGAATTCAAAGCAGCAACTTTTTTTAGAACTCAAATTAACGATCAACCTTTCTAAATACCCTTCAGATATACCTTTACTTGAACACAAAGACCTTTATATAAACACTAATCCACATCTTATCATGACCTCAACTTGGGTTACATAAATCTGACTGTATCCTGAATGGAACCATGAGACCGTTAACTGTGGCacctgaaatctgtttttgtttgtacatGTGTCTCTGATTGTCTGAGCAGTGTGCCACTCTCTGACAAACTTCCTGTCCAGACAGGAAATACATtctttagtgtgtgtttgtgagtctgggtgtgcttgtgtgttcttatgtgtgtgtttctgtgcagacAGACAACAGAGTTTTCATGGTATCTTACAATAATGGTCTGTGGAATGCAACCCACTTCCCCTGGTTCCAAAACTCAGCGCATGCTGGTCCCTCATTCTAGGTTTGTTGTTTAGCTGTATTTTTGCccataacaataaaaaagaagtcaTTGGGTATTGTTAAACAGCTATATCATTATTTTTGACCTACAACAAGAGACTGATAGGAGTTTATGAATGTATTgctaaaagttaaaaaaaattttttaacaATGATTACTTTAACTATAATGCCCTTTGCAAAAACACAGTTCCAAGGTGTGACAAATCTACTGTTATTGAGTTTTTGTCCACTATTGCTGgagtaaacaaaacaacagaagtttaaaaaatatattttcttctggtttaaccctcttgttatgttgcgggtcaaatttaccctttttaaagtctattttaggcaatatatgccttccaaaccagctaaatgcagcacaaaaatctgggcagcatgggACAGATGAGGTGTtgagttaatttatcaacatcacttcatataaataaaaaaaataaaaattttaaataaacaaaaatctatatgACGTAAAACTATtccatttatatttagggctttccaatgtaaatttaaaaaagttttaacatggattttaatgaaaaacgagtgagttatcctcattgaaccatgatctgtgagaattaaagaacaccaatggaccaaatcttgatttaaatggttagtaatggagttaataataagattaaaaaatgtgtattgggatttttttggtttctgacaattttggataattgaatgtgccccgggtcaaattgacccaggaacattattgctgttccagagaaacaaacaaaacaggagggttaaatttttatttttggacaTCCAATTATGTGCATATAAGGAAGATGATGCCTGGCTCATAGGTTGGGTCCAAGACTAATTTACCTACAGTGATGATAAATTGCATTGTAATTAATCTTGccatatggtatggtatggtatggtatggtatggtatggtatggtatggtatggcatggtatggcatggtattgtatcttatcatgCTGTCTTCTTTCATATCATCTCAAACAATATCCTATGctatggtattgtatggtatgatatggtatggtGGCCATATCTTTGGGTATTTTATCATGTTGTGTCATACCATACCCTATCTTATCATATCTCATCACATAATACCTATGGTATGGTATTAGTATTTTATGGTATGGAACGAAATTGAATCTGGAGTAGCTTATTGTATCGACTGGAATTATATCGTATCATTTAAATTAGCAACATGTTGTAtcctgttgtattgtattgatcAATtcatgtcatatcgtatcgtatcgtatcatatagtaTCCTATGGTAGCCTTAAGTGTTGCAAGATGTCTTACTATTTTGTTTGGAATGGTTTTATTATGTGTCATATCATATTGCAGTGTCATTCAAGCTATTCATATCATTTGACTTATCAATATCATTATTAAGTACTTACtctattgtatggtatggtatgatatggtatggtatgacaTTGGATCATATCTTACCATTTCAAATGTATTGCATATTATTATAACATATTGAATATTGTTGcattgtatggtattgtatcacATGGGGgtgtatcatattgtaatgtGGCTTACCATAttttctggtacagttctgttTTCTATCGTGTTCAGTGTTAGTATTATTTTACATTGTATCGTATAATACATCTTATTCATAATGGTCGGTTCATTTATATCATATTAGGTCTTACTATAcaatatggtatggtatggtatggtatggtatggtaacACATCGTATTGTATAGTGTTGTATATCATATCACATCTTCCCTGCTTTGCTCATCGGTTTTGTCAGATCAtagactcttttttttaaatgtgtaatgtttggtaagaatgttaaaaagaaaaaccctgCAAAAAATTGACACTAAGTGGATTCATTTCCCTTTCCACGTGAAACTTATTTGTATTGTCAAGCTAAAGGAAACTGAGATTTCCTGATTTTACATGAGCAGAGGCTTCCAACATTATATGGCCTACACTGGGAAAGTTGTCTGTAATGATTTGCATGATACATTTGTCTCTCAATAAAAGAAATGTGGAGTAATCTTCAATAAGTATACATCTTAGTGATGTGCTACTCTTTGAAATAAATACGTTTtagttaaaaaatgaatattttgcGATCATTTTATATATGTCGTAGGAAAGCAGTAAACGCTAGTCTTAAAAAGAAccttcattcataaattaaGTTCAACCATTTATTTCTTAAACATACATTATTACCACTATTTACACTACACAATCTCTGAAGGCAATGTAGCAAAAactccaacattttttttaacagaaatcaTCCAGCAAACACCTTAGCCTGGCAAAACTgtacacacaaaataaacattcattAACAAAAATGTACTGTACAAAACCAAAATGTGGATCAAAATCAAGTTCTTGAAACAGAACCACTTTGTCTCACACTGCACTGAAATGAAATATCCTTTGTGCCGACAAGGAAGTGGATGTCTCCCATTCTTAAGTAGTAGTCTGTGCAGTCCTGTCGTAGTctgaacatttctcttttcttcttcacagGCCAAAGCATTAGCCTGCTGTCATTTCAGTCCAAAGCCTGAGTTCATCCGAATGAAAAGCTGTTCGAACAGTGCAGGACTCATAGTGTGAGCTACAATAAGCTTTCCATGTCCATTGTACATTACAGTGCTTGTGTTGCAGCCAAACAATAACAGAGCCACAAAATAGGTCCTTCATTGGTGTGAATTAATTCCATCCTTTTGTCCGTGAGGCcatcagaaccaaacagaagtCTTTGCTTTGGTTTGATCAAGAACTgcatgaaggaaagaaaaaggttAGAATACATATTTAAGGTTGTGTTTATTACTCTGTAGATATTCTTATGATGTATCTACCTGAGTCATACACCTCCAAGGGCCCATGGAGTGACGAGGGACTCCAGGTGACAGAAGTAGCTGTGACGGGGCTGTTGCTGCCGGGGTCCATCTCTGTCTTCACCCCATCGCTGTGAGGCGAACTTCCTGCACTGGTGCTGGGCTGGTTCTGGCTCCTAACCCCAGACATCAACAGAGGGTTAAACCTGGGATCCAACGCTGGGCTGTGAGTCGGGTATGAATGGAGCATgggatggtggtggtggtgtctGGTGTGGATGTGAGGATGAGGGTGGGGACGGTAGACGTTGTGAACATTAGGGTAGCCACTTGTACTTTGGGGACTCAGGCTGTAGGTCCAGCTTTCAGGGAGGGTAGATGGAGGTGGGAGGCTAGTCTGGGAGAGGCCGTGGTCGGCCCACAGAGCTCCTTCCGGGTGGTTGAAGGGAACAGGGCTGGTGGAGAAGTCTGAGTGGACTGAGACTGAGACAGATGGGAGGCAAGGACTGGCCTGGGATGGATAAGTGCTGGTCCACACAGAGCTGCTTTGACTCTCAGGAAGAGACCCACCATCtgaaaaagacaacacaaacactttac is from Notolabrus celidotus isolate fNotCel1 chromosome 10, fNotCel1.pri, whole genome shotgun sequence and encodes:
- the vgll3 gene encoding transcription cofactor vestigial-like protein 3 isoform X1 — translated: MSCLDVMYHQSYGAHYLPAAAYKATYYNHHHHHQQQQQRRLSVYNKMQECIEQQQGGGRGMLSRDQGLSRQVQAAPGTESGRRSTTELKDGTQPAEAEYLSSRCVLFTYFQGDIGDVVDEHFSRALSQSSTFNSETKPIRVTQPSASATTGLWKDGGSLPESQSSSVWTSTYPSQASPCLPSVSVSVHSDFSTSPVPFNHPEGALWADHGLSQTSLPPPSTLPESWTYSLSPQSTSGYPNVHNVYRPHPHPHIHTRHHHHHPMLHSYPTHSPALDPRFNPLLMSGVRSQNQPSTSAGSSPHSDGVKTEMDPGSNSPVTATSVTWSPSSLHGPLEVYDSVLDQTKAKTSVWF
- the vgll3 gene encoding transcription cofactor vestigial-like protein 3 isoform X2 — encoded protein: MWYGKKETHFHTTPKLLPDQTRTHISVNLNKRRLSVYNKMQECIEQQQGGGRGMLSRDQGLSRQVQAAPGTESGRRSTTELKDGTQPAEAEYLSSRCVLFTYFQGDIGDVVDEHFSRALSQSSTFNSETKPIRVTQPSASATTGLWKDGGSLPESQSSSVWTSTYPSQASPCLPSVSVSVHSDFSTSPVPFNHPEGALWADHGLSQTSLPPPSTLPESWTYSLSPQSTSGYPNVHNVYRPHPHPHIHTRHHHHHPMLHSYPTHSPALDPRFNPLLMSGVRSQNQPSTSAGSSPHSDGVKTEMDPGSNSPVTATSVTWSPSSLHGPLEVYDSVLDQTKAKTSVWF